tcaatttcaatcagttaacttaataAAAGAGCGGAAATAACTGATAGATAGATAGAATATAACTGATAAGAAAGAACACAatatttgtggatgttcggatatttcaataacttctacgtcaccccttctatctcgaagataaGATATTCACTAAAACACTTTGATCTATATaatgatttgtacaaacccacttcagtttggagtTAACAAttccaaaactgaaactcttagtatcactACAATATGTATAAGTACTCAACTGATGTAATTTCTaaagcacaactgatcttactAAGATCGAATAAACAACAATGAATGTTTGTGCTTGAAGCTCAAAGTATAGCCTAAAAGCTATGGATATGTATAATAAATATGAGCTTTTATAAAACTGAGCTTTGAAAGAATATACGTAGAGTTCTAACTGAAAGGCTTGATAATCAGATGACTCAGTTAACTTTGTATGTGTTGTATTATTCTTTCACATCTttctcagctgatcttctcggctatttataggctttgattCCAACAATAATAATGAatgcatttgaatctttatatctgtTGTATAgacatgtcaacattcttctgacagtcgtacacttTATCTTTTCTGAAATACGGCATTCCCACGGTTTCTGTACAAACTGTTGGTTGTTGGCTGCGTCCTTTAGTGATGACGTGTAAAGATGATAAAATCAGCTGACTTCTTTAGCCGATAGGATTAACTGATCATTCTCAACTGATTGCAGTGTAACTGATCATTCTCAACTGATTGcagtgtaactgatcagtctcaactgatcgttcagttgacaACACATTTCAGTTTGTTTCGCTCAGTTCAGTCGCCTAgaattatatatgtattaatCTTCAGTTTAGGCAACTATCAGTTTATAAATTTTCAGTTTAGTTACCTTCAGTTTTCTTGATCATTTGTTCAATCTTTTCACGCTTAATTTGTCAAATTCCGAAATTACGTTTTCAACAGTTTTTGAATTGTTGagttatataatttatttcctCTTCATTTATTTGTGTTTGTCTGTTATTAATACTTTCAATTTACTACCCATAAATTTAATGATCAAATAACTGAGATCTAACATTCAGGATATAGGATTCAAATCAAGATTGTAGGAAACATATCACTGGATGTTTATATTAATCAGAAGATATATAACCACATCGAAATCCAAGTAAGAGTATCATTTGCACATAtcgtttgatattatattttaaatagcaATAAATGATACGCTTCTATTTTGGGAAGGGAATAGAAAAAGTAAGTGTTCTTTGTTAAAAAATGGGttggttttaaaaataaaattatcaatAATAATCAAACACAGTGGAAACTAAGTAAAATCGTATCTCTAGATTCATTCTCTCATTCATTTCAGGGTTTTTTGCGTTAAAGTTCATTTTAATTTACTAGTGTTAATCAAAATCCTGATTGAATTCACTGAATAAGGTTCTACTATTCTAATTACGATAATTAATATAAGTTTTAAATATACACTCTATGTGTGAACCATATCCAAAGTTAATCATATACTTAAACTTGATATCATATACTTGCGGTAAACAATTTGTAACAATCACCAGATTACATATAGCAAAATCCAAATATATAGGAACAGTTTGCAATTCCATTATGCTAATTATTTTGAGTGCAACTAAGGGTTTATTCATGATAATTTAAACCAAGGATTCTGTTTATTTCGTATGCCTTATGGGGAATTATACCATCTTATTCTGCTGGAGAAGATGATCATCGAGATGGCGTAAACTGAAAGCCAAGAATTCCTCGATGCTTTCTGGAAGGACGATTTCTTCTTTCACCCTTTCGAATTCACCAGAATATTTAATCAGGGCTCCAATATCTTTCTCCAGCGGGCTCACGACTACAGTGGCCTTAAAGCTCTTGTAGAATTTAAAGATATCCCCACCAGTAAAAGTGTAACTTATTATTTTCTTCTCATTATCCACAACGTCCAACTTCTCCGTGACACTTGCTATTGGTGACCCTGTGTATATAAcaccaaattcaagaaaaataaCGTAAATCATGAATATGATGGTCTAGCATGCATATACAGAATCCACAGGCGCGTTTTCGgactttattttgttttgttagATTCAGCGAATTCTACGACACAAATGGAGTCTGCTCGTCACTCAAGATAAATCATGAAGATGATGGTATAGCATGCATATATAAGATCACCTCACACACTCAAGCTTCTAgtgtaatatatatacatatatatatgactAATTTACAATGAAGTCTATTACGCagtttacaaataaaaaaacagGCAACGTGCATGCATCGACGTATTTACCTTGTGCATAATTGATTGTACGTACAGTACCGGCAGAGTTTCCGTCACCCTCAAGCGCCACGATGCTAGCGAATACTCGAGGGAAGGCCTTGGGGGCGAAATTTGGTAAGTCATTTATACTCTCCCAAATCTTTTGTGCACTAGATTTCAGTTCAACTTCTACTGAAAAAGTGGAAGCCATAGTGCACAAAACTAAGTATACAAGGGAGTGAATATAATTAGCTAGGATGATTTAAGGACCAAAAAGATGCTTCTATTTATAGATAAATATTGCCATACCTCTCCCGTTTAAAGTAAATATTTCACCATCACGTGATGCGAGAATGATAGATAAAGATTACAAATAGTCTTATGTAATTTGGTTTATTTAAGTTTTTAGCTTTGTAAGTATTCCAAATGTAACGCCAAACATACACACGTGTTAATTTATGCCGACATGTGTGAGGAAAAAATTTAACCCAATTAGATGTAATATCCATCAACAGATTTGAATCAATTGGCTTCTATCTCCCACTTTTACAAAGACACATGAATTAATGGAACGTACgcttataataattttatactTTGAAGTATAAGAAAATACAATAGAAACTGATCTTCCCAGTGTTCCATTTTTTGTAAAGTAATTTTATATTccaaagtaaatatatatatagacaatCATTCAATGTTGGGCAAATATTATGTTAATTTGATGATAGCACAAAACTTGGGACAATACTCTAATGTACGTAGCATTATTTTAGCCACTCGAACCAGGTCTTCTACTTCACTTTAGCAGCttgtattataatatatttgtcACGTCATTATCTCCTTATATTACTATCTACACTtactttttaatatatatatatagatttttttaaaaaaatatctaacAAACATAACATTTGTAACATGAATTCAATCACAATAAAAGtattataattttgatatgaaataaaaaaaatcaacgtTCAAAGAGATGAGTAATAACAACTAATTCAAAGTGATAAACGAGATTAATTTAGAGATAACGGCGTACACTATAAAATCCTTTTGATATTGATATATAAAACCCCATatggaaaaatatatatattgactATCCATTTTTTCAAATCCTCTGGTACAGCATCTTTGTTCGTACTTGttttatgattatatatgtTCAAGATTTGAAAACGCGGTGGAGCTAATaggttttttttaattacagAGTTTCAACAATCCCGAGATTTTATATGAGTAGTGTATAAAATTAaccatttaatttatatataattattcaacttttgGTCACATTTAAAAAGTAATATATATTGTTAATAAATTGTCTATTCCAAGTATATTTCGCGATCACGTACGTGAAATCACCTTTGTTTCCACAATTTGAATATTATGCAATAATTTCATATACAATTTAATGCCTCGTTTCTACAGCATGCCTAAGTTGAATTTGTTTTTATTAGAATATTAGTTATCAGTGACCACCGATATTTGATTTGACTGTGGATTTTTTTCTTgactaaattaaataatatcgaatacaaaaaaaaaaagtaatattgaTATCTAATGTTTATAGATTCCCAAGTTCACTAGCTTGTCTCTGAATCCCCGCAAAATTTGTAAGCAATAATCATGTTCCTTGTGCACATCAACAACTCACCTTGCTATGAAAAACGATAATTATTCATGTCGGGAGAGTAGTCGAAACATGTTGTTTAGGATGTTGTAGGGTTTAAAGATTTATAGCTTATTAccatcaaataaatttttttataaagtgaCAAGCGCTAGATCGGGGCTAATTACAAGGTGTGCCGATTATTGGAGGAGACTGTTGGAGATCGATTATATATTACAATTTCTAGGAGAGCATTTGGAACACGACACTTGTATAATAGTACATTTTAAACTATTTGAATTGCACCGTTAGTACCATCTAGATATAAATTTTAGTAAAACGACAAACATTcgatcctacaacttacataaTAAATATATCTATGCATGCATATGATaatttatacatatttttaaatatttttgaaaagaaaatccaacaagaatattttttattatataaatttaatcacaataaaattattatatttcagtTATAAAAGTGAAAATATGTACGCAAAATAAATTCATTGTGAAATCACATATATAGTATTGCTTATTTTTGAGTAAGCCAATTCTATTTTCATGAATAATTAGGAAATAATTCCAAATACACTTCAAGATTACGTAAAACCATTTTCAAACTATTTGAAATTGTAAAATACTTTTTTATACAATTCGCAATGACTTCGTTATATAAAAACGACGTACCtagactaaattttttttaaaattagcgaaTATTTGACGGGTAATTTACATTCATCTTATCTACAACTTTTATGTATTTGACACGTATTTTCTTTGACATGTTATAATTTTTGCACGtaagaaaataatttataaaataaaaaaaataaaagagagaCGAATAAAAATACTCATGATTTGGCTGTGTTGTTGGAATTATAAGATGCTCTGTATGTCCAATCCAcaattttcttcaatttataataaaagaaaattaatattGATGTATCAAAGGATTAAATGCCAACTAGCATATAAAATTAGTCAGTTTTATGAACTCATGCGAACATTTAATAAGGAAAGAAAACCTAGTGGTATGTTTGACTACTTGCAACGGGTCAATCTAGTATATCGTTTGagcaacatttttttttttgtgtatcACGATGAGTttcatttgaatttaaaataaaaatatgtaaagTTCAtcgtataataaaataaatataatttattaaaatatggaGGAAATGTTACACCCTATATAATATTATGTGTACTTATAAGATGTTTGACTAGTTGGCTTGGAACGTTTGAGAGTCATCgttcttttgaatttttttatctttaattttatttccttttttattttatttcatccaTTACATCACTTTTCTATTAATTAAATCTAAGTTGGTATATAGTCTGCATGAATCTGCGGTACTAGATTTTCGATAATGTACGTGATATATAAGCAAGATTCTGGTACAATGAACACGAACATGTGGTATATCTTAATATATACAACGACAATATCAtctcatgtatatcatttgtcacAAACGTACGATACCAGAACACTTATATTAAAAAATGTTCAAACTAATTTGTACACAACttctattttaaaaaaagttgatgataaaaatatttgaattatgaCAAAAGACATCAAAAGGTGATAAAATAGTTACAGAATGTTTGGTAATTTAGGATAAGTGATGAAACTAATAGTTTAtatcttatttcatatcatttCATTAAATTGCATGTAATACATGatatatttattgttatttgatagAATAATGGTATTAATTAAATCTAAGTTGGTATGTAGTCTGCATGAATTTATGATACTAGATCTTTGATAATGTGGTACACTTTGACACATAACGTAGCACTTTATAAGCTAGATCGTGGTACGAAATGAGATTTTGGGTttagatttttttcttttaaaataaaaatagtgttAACTTAGGAaggtgaaaataaaatattatctcaCTAGAGAGTGCAAAgttaaaatataattactaGGGActgaactttaaaaaaaatttaactttgTATATTTTCTCCCAATGTACCGTGTAATTAAATGTGCCTCACAGCAATTCAGATAAACTTGTCAAGCTTACTTTGAGGGGTGGAGCTAGAAAATTGGGAGAGGAGGGAGGAAATTATGATTATAATTTGTTGTCAAAACATATTAATAAAGTTATAGTAATTTGTAAAAATAAGTACTTGTCGCTGtatcaaaagttatagttgGTGATAACGATTTAACTCAAGTATTTTAAACCGTACAACAGCTGAAATATCATATTTCGattgaataattaaaataacataaGATAGCTTGTTTATCATTCTGTTGGGATCGGGAAAGAATTTAGAGAAGGGGGTTAATAGAATCTTTCAAAAAAAGTTGTTTTTAAAAGCTACAATAGCTTGTTCTTGAAAATTAaataccgatgaattaaattgagtttgattttcaaaccaagcggaagacactcgaaataatcattcgtagaaATCAATTAAagattttgtaaagcatttaaaatatattcaagttgaatgagtaaaaatattttagctgaagcattttatcaaacatttggtatgcaatattttggcaTTTGAAGAAcatataaaatgcttcaacaatgcatcttcaaaacaatgaaaatgataagtaaatgcaataaataaatagaaacaaatttatttatggatgtttggagattaacaaatcctatgtcaccccttcttccccttgagaaggatccactagaagactttgatttttacaacaccttgtacaaactcatttcaATATGGGACTTATCTCTTGtctaattgaaactcctagcacaTTCTTGATTGTAGGCCGCAATCTCACAATCCGCATAATGTTTGACGTCTTTTATGTCAAaactacaaacacaatcttaAATGTCTTTGttcaaagattcaaatttatcttttaaaatgtacatctcaaatgtatcctcacacaagagattgtgctctcaactagcagaTTTCTTCATACTAACTgaccatgctttgaatccccttcaaaagctcttgtttgatcttcaagatgttgtatttataggacccaacaatgatatatacgttagacacaagaatatgaccgtttgaaaagtttctgtaATGTTTCTGAAATTGTAACATTCAAATTTGCCTTGCTGGACAATTTCCCGAGCTTAAACTGGTCATTCAGCGGTTGGTAAACAGTTCAAACTGGTCAATGATTGAACTGGTCAGCGGTTGAAACTGGTCAGCAGTTGAACTGGTAAACGGTTGAAAATAGTTCAGCGGCTGAAACTGGTCAGTGGTACAAACTGGTCATCAAACTGGTCAGTAGTTCGATCTGGTCAGCATCTCaacttgtggggacccggacgctaattcattctcttaatcattattaggatcaaatgtaacaattaaCTAACTGGGtcatcaaattttatttttttttaaatacaagagtgcgcaacatatgaaataaatcttatttcatttacaagatgagatccaaagtacaagtctggtacaaaagtaaatcataacaaactacggttcattcactacatgtcaggtaatgaaaacaactctacttctgggtccgaatctccacgataatctcaatctctcatcctcttctcgaccctgatcctatctcacatgttgtcatgcacacatacaaacacaacaacagccggataactccggtgagaaatatattcccagtataaacaacatatacatgcaatcatataagcagatataaaagcatggaacaattatcaataacatgtatcataatctgaaagacatgaatcgatataaaaatgtaaatcaaactcttgactcataatctctgactcgactcttctctaatctagggatcccccGTCGAACTCAGACTTTGGcgttctgtatcgaatctcagcaatagaagtcAATCTaatcctaagcaacatcgatacacaAAAATTCCAGTGctttggcggttctgccaaagacttggcacctcaaccaatgactaggcacttcagcccatgactcaatacatgctctgctataaatcaatagactcagcatatcaatctcatgaattgcaaacatcaatgcgataaataaagtatgtggttttgggaaaactcaagtcagatctaactcgagtcgtatcttcccggttcaacattgatttatacctttcttttgtcgatctcacgaagtcgaagtctcgaatttgaaactgtcaatactcaatctggcactgataatattgaggagtacaatgtcaatatacaacccaatcaatactggatataatcagaactcaatctaattctgtttctaCGGCATAAcaacacaatctcgatatacccagcaatacaatatcagcagatacaaatcataaatcataatcgaTAACCAACTCAATCTGATAttaaatctgtataatctcaatcaaatcagttctgaaaatgataacaatttcatacagtatccgttcttcaatctgatttcgattatacgataacaacaatctcaggaacagataatatcagtcaaatcaggatttctcccaacatcaaattttgaaccaagtcagaaagtaataaaacttatgtCCTGTCGAAGTTCTTGTCGATAGGAGCATGGTACAgtagtcggattgaaaatcagacgaaCGAATCTTTCTTAATCACAATTCTCAGATCTGAGGAAGCTTTGAGGATTTTGATCGGTTCTTGGGGAATTCTGAAGGAATGAAAGAAGCTTTACATATTATATTTCATGTCCAAGCAAAGTGGCTTCtcttgtgctgcacgtctcgtgcatatgcgcgacctcctccggcacatatgcgcgagacactctgtctcggcattcttcatttcctcagctcgcgcatatgcgcgttctctcttcgcgcatatgcgcgaggttctctgccatgctcgtacatatgcgcggctcgtgtcacgcatatgtgcgaggttctcttcctatctcgcgcatatgtgccctgcttaggcgcgcatatgcgcgaggggttcagtcctcgcacataacaatGTCTTCTCTCGTCTTCCCCGGTCTGTTCTTtttcatctataatcacat
The Primulina tabacum isolate GXHZ01 chromosome 9, ASM2559414v2, whole genome shotgun sequence DNA segment above includes these coding regions:
- the LOC142556519 gene encoding MLP-like protein 423, yielding MASTFSVEVELKSSAQKIWESINDLPNFAPKAFPRVFASIVALEGDGNSAGTVRTINYAQGSPIASVTEKLDVVDNEKKIISYTFTGGDIFKFYKSFKATVVVSPLEKDIGALIKYSGEFERVKEEIVLPESIEEFLAFSLRHLDDHLLQQNKMV